The DNA region tgctaagtcagcagaggagcgtccactacgtatctgaggatgaccctttccaaaTTCCAGATGGGGAAGGGGAGCAGTCCAAATCGATTTCGAGTtttagaaccctaaaaccctaaaagcaatttttcttctcaaacttcAAATTCTGATAGTTGTCGTCTGAATAGTTGCGGTTATAGTTGATTGTATGGTGTGTTCGTTGCAATAATCAACTGAGAGATGAGGTATGAAACCGTTGTTAATTTCAATTGTAATGTATGGGGTTTTAGGTTTCAATCCGAAATCGATTtgggtgaaaaagaagagagcaacAGTATCTTTAGTTCTATCTAATTGACCACGTAaggttatattttaattttagttaatatatttGTCTTTAGAAGTAACAGTTGTTACGTTGTAAATATGGATTAGAGGAAGGTTTTTAAATATAACGAAAATTAAGCgagattttttttgggaaatttaataAACAGATTAATTAAAcggcaaacaaaaaattagatgccatattttttgtgttttttcccCTTAAAATTTTGACTTGGACGGAGGTAGATCCTGTTGGTAGAGAGAGCACTAACGACGATCATCGAGCGATGGATTTGGCTGAACTATGGGCTATTTTCGGACCCGGGTTCTCCGGCGCAGTCTTCGGAACCGGGTGGTGGTTTTGGGTTGACGCCGTCGTGTGCAGTTCCATTCAAGTTCCCTTCGTCCATTACCTTCCCGGTAAAAATTTACATCCATCGAACTAATTCTCCCGTGAATTTTAGGGTCTTTAGAAAATCTGATTTGGGGGTTTCGCTTTCTTCGCAGGCATATTCGCATCTCTCGGAGCTTTGATGTTCAATTGCGTCAGAAAAGAAGACATTGATTACTCTCCTTATGACGAAGGCGAGTGGAGGTTCGTTTTCTATTCTtccttgatttttaaaaattcacagTTCTTTAACCAATACATGACTTGACAACTGTGGAAACGATAACATAGGTTAAGTTTTTAGCTGAGATTTGCGGCTGATGTAGCTTGAGAAGCAGTTCTTGGCTTTATGATTGAAGCTATGGCTTTACATAGCGTGTATGTCGTagcatttgtttttctctagcTGCTTACGTTGGCTTCACTCACTGGTCCGGTTATTAAATCAAGATAAGACTTAAGAGCTTGTTTACTAAGAGTTTATTATCTGTATCCCTGTGCAAACTAGAAGATACTTGAGATATCTTGTGTGCTTATAACACTCAGTCAAGTTTTCACGGATATTTTCGGCTTGTTTCAACCATTTTCgatctctgtttttatttatttggattCTTCTTGGCTACAGATTGAAGCTATGGCTTTTGATAGCATATGTCGTAGCATTTGTTTCTCTAGCTGCTTGTGTTGGCTTTCTGATTCAGTTTTTAAATCAAGATAAGACTTGAGAGCTTGGTTAACTCGTGTTTCTAATCTGTACTCCTGTGGAAACTATAAGATAGTTGAGATAtcttgtgtgtatatataaccCTCGTATCTGAAAAGTCAAGTTTTAGCTGAGGCTTGCGGTTATTTTCAACcatttgtgatttgttttttatgtatatGGATTCTTGGCTACA from Camelina sativa cultivar DH55 chromosome 3, Cs, whole genome shotgun sequence includes:
- the LOC104777510 gene encoding transmembrane protein 50A — encoded protein: MDLAELWAIFGPGFSGAVFGTGWWFWVDAVVCSSIQVPFVHYLPGIFASLGALMFNCVRKEDIDYSPYDEGEWRLKLWLFIAYVVAFVSLAASVGLLIQDSVVKTGPSTWTGVAGVFQCVFVLISGLMYWTSHSE